Within the Vagococcus carniphilus genome, the region GTTGTTCCAATGAAAAAAATAGAAGAAACAGAAAAAGTAGTTTTCACAAAAGATATGAGAAAAAAACATACACTGCTTCTTCCGATGCTTAGCCCTATTCATCAAGAAGGGTTAGTTGATGTAGCTCTAAAAGCATCAGGATACAATGTAGTCTGTTTACCTAGTGAAGATAAAAAAGCAATTGATATAGGTTTGAAATACGTGAATAACGATGCCTGTTATCCTGCAATTATATCAATTGGCCAATTAATTGAAGCACTTCAGTCTGGTGAATACGATGTTAATAATACTAGTGTCATGTTGACTCAAACAGGTGGTGGGTGTCGAGCAACCAATTATATTCCATTACTTAGAAAAGCGTTAGTTGATGCTGGATTTGATCAAGTACCAGTTGTTTCAATTTCTTTAGGTAATCAAGGAGTTGAATCAAATCCTGGCTTTAAGATGAGTATTCCATTAATGAAAAAAGTAGCTATTGCCTTTTTATATGGAGATTTATTTGAAAAAGTTGTTTATCGAACTCGTCCTTATGAAGATGTGATAGGCTCTGTAAATGAACTTCATGATGAATGGATTAAAAAGGTAACCCATAGCGTTGAAATTGGCTCTTTTAGATTATTCAAAAAAAACATGAAACAGATTGTTGCTGATTTTGATAGAATACCTCTAAAAGATATTCAAAAACCTAAAGTAGGAGTTGTTGGTGAGATTCTTGTTAAGTATTCTCCAACAGCAAATAATGATGTGGTAGGTATTTTAGAAAGTGAAGGAGCAGAGGCTGTTGTTCCGGGTATTATAGGATTTATGAATTATTCACTTTACAATAACATTTGGAAATACGAAAATTTAGGTTTTAGTAAAAAATCTAAATGGTTAGCTGAATTTGCGATTAAATTGATAGAGTACTGTGAAAAACCAATGAATCAAGCATTAATAGCTTCCGAACGATTTTCTGGTATCACACCTATTGATAAATTAGCCGATGACGCGAGCAAGATTTTATCGATTGGGAATCATACAGGTGAAGGCTGGTTCTTAACAGGTGAAATGATTGATCTATTGAATAATGATGTCTTAAATATAATTTGTATGCAACCGTTTGGCTGTTTACCAAACCATGTGGTTGGAAAAGGAGTTATGAAAGAATTACGTCATCAATACCCAATGGCTAATATTTCAGCGATTGATTATGACCCGGGTGTTTCAGTCGTAAACCAATTAAATCGTATTAGGCTCCTATTAGCTACTGCAGAAAAAAACATGAGTGAAACTGTACAAATTTAGAAAATAGTTCTTGAATAAAAGAATCTAGTTGTATCCTTTGTCTATACCAGTTATAATATGTTAAAGAAAAAAAGAAGGATGTGCTGGAAAATGGCGTCTAAATTACCCGTATATTTAAAAATTCATGATCAAATTAAATCAGAGATTGAAGAAGGTAAGTGGCATGTTGGAGATCGTTTGCCATCTGAAAGAGAATTATCGGAAACCTTTAATGTTAGTCGAATGACTTTACGTCAGGCTATTCAAACATTAGCAGATGAGGGGATTTTAGAGCGTAAAATTGGTTCCGGGACATATGTTGCAAGAAAAAAAGTCCAAGAAACAATGCTTGGTACAACTAGTTTTTCAGATATTATAAAGTCGCAAGGGCAGATTCCTTCGAGTAAAACTATTTCTTATTTTGTTACGAAACCAAGTTCAAGTGAAATGGAACGTTTGAACTTAACTGAAAAAGAAGATATTTTAAAGATGGAGAGAATTCGTTACGCTGATGACGTACCGATTTGTTTTGAAGTGGCAAGTATTCCTTATCATTTAGTTTCTAATTTTGATAAAGAGCAAATCACTACTTCGCTTTATAAGGCAATAGCAGAAGAAGGTAAAAATACGATTGGTAAATCTTCTCAACGTATTTCAGCAGTTATTGCTTCTGAAAAAATTGCTCATTTTATGGATATTAAACGTGGAGAAGCTATTTTAAAAGTCAGCCAAATTTCTTATTTTGAAGATGGCGTTCCTTTTGAGTATGTTAGAAGTCAGTACGTTGGAGAAAGATTTGAGTTTTTCTTAGAGAAATAAAAAGGAAGAAAAGTTTCACTTGTTCTTAGTGATAAGAACAGTAAACTTTCTTCCTTTTTTTGATTAGAGAGGAATTTCGACATAATCTGTTTCACCAAGAGTTATGTCACAGTTATTGCTTAATAAATCAACGATGTCTTCTTGACAAGTTGTGACGTCTGCTTCATCAGCCATAATAATCATAGTTACTTTGTCGGTAAATAAGGTGTCTTTTAGTGTGTATTCAGGTTTATTTTCTAGAAAATGTTGGACTTTTCCATGAAGCGAATAATCTAGAGTAACAAGGACTTCTTGTTGTAGTTTTCCTTCAACTAATCCTACATGTTCTAAAGTTTCTGAAACAGAGTTACTATAAGCACGGATTAGTCCTCCAGCACCTAACTCTGTACCACCAAAATAACGAGTTACAACGGCTAAAACATTATGTAATTTTTTTACTTTAAGAACTTCCAACATAGGAACACCAGCTGTTCCGCTAGGTTCACCATCATCACTTGAACGCTGAATTTGTTGGTTTTCACCAAAAACATAAGCCATACAATTATGGTTTGCCTTCCAGTGTTCTTTTTTGATATGTTGAATGATTTCTTTCGCTTCATCTTCTGAATCAATTCGCTTAAGAGTGCAAATAAAACGGGATTTTTTTATGACAATTTCAAACTGTCCATTCTCTTTTATGGTATAGTAATGTGATAGCATGAGTAACCTCCAAGTTAGTTTAGTGTTGCTATAATGAAAAATGAGAGGTGTAAAACGTGAAAAAAATAATTTTATTTTTACTACCAATTCTTAGTTTAAGCTTTTTAGTGGGCTGTGGTCAAACGAAAGATAAAAAAGAAGTGAATCAAGTAAAAGAAACAGATCCTAAAGATGCTCTAACTTATACATTTACGTTAGACGAGCATGATTATCGATTTAAACTACTTGATGGATGGATTAAATTTCCAAATAAAGATAAAACTATTGTGTTTTTAGTAGCTAATAAAGACACAAAGTCTTTTATGTCTGCTGGTTTTGAACCAAAAGAAACTGATTTAAAGAATTACTCGACTTCTTTTACTAAAAAAGTTGAAGAGGCTTCTGGAAAGATAACAAAAGAACCGGTCAAAAAAGAGTTAAATGGTTTGGATAGCTATTATTTAAATTTTAATTTAAAGGACAACAAAGACAGAAACCTAACATATAAAACGTATTTAGTCGAAACAAAAGACTATTTTATCAACTTAGCTGCTTGGACAAGTGATGAAAAGCCATCTGAAAAAGTTTTAGAAGATTTAGATAAAATGTTATCGACTTTTGAACAATTAAAATAAAACAATTGAAACAGTTACTAGTTTTGTGTAACTGTCTCAATTGTTTTTGTTTTTATAAATGATTTGTTAACCAATCATAAATGTCATTCATCACATCTTCTTTTTCAGTTTCGTTTAAAATTTCATGTCTTAAATCATGATAAAGTCTCAATGTAACGTCAGAGAAATAATGATCAGTTAATTCAACAGCAACTTTTCGTGGTCCTTTCCCGTAATTACCAACTGGATCTTTTTCCCCACTAACAATTAAGATAGGTAATTCATTGCGAATTGTTTTAAACCAATTTTTTTGCGTAGCACCATCGACTAAATGGATCAAAGTATAAAAGCCATTATTAGTAAAAATAAAACCACATTTATCATCTGCTTCGTATTGTTTTACGTTCTCTTCATTTTTGGACAACCAAGAATAAGGAGAAGAAGCTTGTTTGATTTTTCGATTGAATCCGCCAAATGATAAGTGATTTAGTCCGTGGTTGACAGCTTTAGGGCTAAGAGTATTTAAACCTTTTACAAGGCGTTTCATTACTTTAATTTCTTCTTTTTTACCTCCAGTGCCCATTAAAACAGCACCATCTACTTTATCTGAATACTCTTTTAAGTAGTTTCTTACAACAAAAGAGCCCATACTATGTCCCATAATAAATAGAGGAATATTTGGATATCTTTTTTTGATGTAGTTAGTTATTTGATAGGTATCTTCTACTAAAATTTTAGGGCTATCACCTTTTGAGAAATACCCATAAGTAGGATTTTCGATAGCAACAGATTCTCCGTGGCCAAGATGATCATGACCTACGACTAAAATATTATTTTCATTTAAAAATTCTGCGAATTCATTGTAACGCTCAATATATTCAGCCATTCCATGTACAATTTGCAGAATCGCTTTAGGAGCTTTATTTAGATCTGGTTGCCAAATAACGCCGTTTAAATCAGTTTTTTCGTCAGTTGACTCGATCACAAAGTATTTTTTCATCCCGTACATCCTTTCACATCTAATTACTTACTTGCTATTATAGTCTATTTATAAAAAATCAACTAGTATTCCGCGTACTTTTTATTAAAAGAGGTGATTTTTTTGTCAATTGAGGACTTTTTAAAAGGAAGAAAGCTTTTAAAAAAAGAAATTCCTAGTAAATATCATAGTAGTTTAAAGAAAAATAAGACCATTCTGAAAGAAAAAACAATGATTATTGAAAAAGAAAAAGTCTGTTGCCTACGTTGCAATACGACTCATTTAAAGAAGGACTGTCTCATCTCAAATAAGTATGAGACTTTTTATTATTGTCCAGAATGTATAGGTTTAGGAAGAGTTGAAAGTAAAAATTATTTTTATTCAGTACCAGATAATCATACTGAAAAAAGAAAAATTGCTTTTAAATGGAATGGCGAGTTGACGAAGGACCAAAAGAAGATATCGAAAAACTTAGTTAATTATTATAAGCAGGAAGAAAATCATTTAATTCATGCTGTTACAGGTGCTGGTAAGACTGAAATGCTTTTTGAACTTTTAAAAGTCGCTTTAAAAAAAGGACATCGAGTAGCTGTTGCTTCTCCAAGAGTTGATGTGTGCTTGGAACTTCATCCAAGATTTCAAGCTGTATTTCCTGAAGAATCAATCGCTTTACTGTATGGTAAATCAAAAGAAAAGTATCGCTACACTCATTTTGTGGTGACAACAACGCATCAATTACTTAGATTCCGTGAAGCTTTTGATTTAATTGTTGTAGATGAAGTAGACGCTTTTCCTTATGCAGGTAACCCAGTACTTGAATTTGGCACACAACAAGCTTTAAAAACGACAGGAAAATTAGTTTATTTAACAGCTACACCGAGTGAGAAACTAATGGAGAAAATAGCTAAAAAAGAATTAAAATATAGCCAACTTGCTAAAAGGTATCATGGTTATCAGCTACCAGTCCCAACCTGCCATTTTGATTATTTTTTAGCAAGCCGATTAAAGAAAGGAAAACTCCCTGTCTTTTTGATTAATATTTTAAAAAATCAACATAGGCAATGTTTACTTTTTTTTCCGAATATAGAACGAATGAAGCAGTGTTTTCAATTATTGGAGAGGTTGTTTCC harbors:
- a CDS encoding alpha/beta fold hydrolase, with translation MKKYFVIESTDEKTDLNGVIWQPDLNKAPKAILQIVHGMAEYIERYNEFAEFLNENNILVVGHDHLGHGESVAIENPTYGYFSKGDSPKILVEDTYQITNYIKKRYPNIPLFIMGHSMGSFVVRNYLKEYSDKVDGAVLMGTGGKKEEIKVMKRLVKGLNTLSPKAVNHGLNHLSFGGFNRKIKQASSPYSWLSKNEENVKQYEADDKCGFIFTNNGFYTLIHLVDGATQKNWFKTIRNELPILIVSGEKDPVGNYGKGPRKVAVELTDHYFSDVTLRLYHDLRHEILNETEKEDVMNDIYDWLTNHL
- a CDS encoding GntR family transcriptional regulator, with amino-acid sequence MASKLPVYLKIHDQIKSEIEEGKWHVGDRLPSERELSETFNVSRMTLRQAIQTLADEGILERKIGSGTYVARKKVQETMLGTTSFSDIIKSQGQIPSSKTISYFVTKPSSSEMERLNLTEKEDILKMERIRYADDVPICFEVASIPYHLVSNFDKEQITTSLYKAIAEEGKNTIGKSSQRISAVIASEKIAHFMDIKRGEAILKVSQISYFEDGVPFEYVRSQYVGERFEFFLEK
- a CDS encoding LptM family lipoprotein, with translation MKKIILFLLPILSLSFLVGCGQTKDKKEVNQVKETDPKDALTYTFTLDEHDYRFKLLDGWIKFPNKDKTIVFLVANKDTKSFMSAGFEPKETDLKNYSTSFTKKVEEASGKITKEPVKKELNGLDSYYLNFNLKDNKDRNLTYKTYLVETKDYFINLAAWTSDEKPSEKVLEDLDKMLSTFEQLK
- a CDS encoding YigZ family protein — its product is MLSHYYTIKENGQFEIVIKKSRFICTLKRIDSEDEAKEIIQHIKKEHWKANHNCMAYVFGENQQIQRSSDDGEPSGTAGVPMLEVLKVKKLHNVLAVVTRYFGGTELGAGGLIRAYSNSVSETLEHVGLVEGKLQQEVLVTLDYSLHGKVQHFLENKPEYTLKDTLFTDKVTMIIMADEADVTTCQEDIVDLLSNNCDITLGETDYVEIPL
- a CDS encoding DEAD/DEAH box helicase, producing MSIEDFLKGRKLLKKEIPSKYHSSLKKNKTILKEKTMIIEKEKVCCLRCNTTHLKKDCLISNKYETFYYCPECIGLGRVESKNYFYSVPDNHTEKRKIAFKWNGELTKDQKKISKNLVNYYKQEENHLIHAVTGAGKTEMLFELLKVALKKGHRVAVASPRVDVCLELHPRFQAVFPEESIALLYGKSKEKYRYTHFVVTTTHQLLRFREAFDLIVVDEVDAFPYAGNPVLEFGTQQALKTTGKLVYLTATPSEKLMEKIAKKELKYSQLAKRYHGYQLPVPTCHFDYFLASRLKKGKLPVFLINILKNQHRQCLLFFPNIERMKQCFQLLERLFPDKRIAYVYANEDLREEKIKKMRRKEIDWLLTTTILERGVTFPNVDVIIYEAHHRVFTQASLVQISGRVGRKKEFPTGDIYFLHSGKTKEINQAIQQIKMMNERAGFK